One genomic window of Aquisalimonas sp. 2447 includes the following:
- the nth gene encoding endonuclease III, with protein sequence MNKEKRADIFRRLRENNPGPTTELHYSTPFELLVAVVLSAQATDRGVNKATANLFPVASTPEAILALGEDGLKEHIKTIGLFNSKAANIIKLCRMLVDRHGGEVPRTRQELEALPGVGRKTANVILNTAFGEPTMAVDTHIFRVANRTGLAPGKNVREVEDRLMRWTPREFLQDAHHWLILHGRYVCVARKPRCGACVIHDLCEYRDKTEA encoded by the coding sequence ATGAACAAGGAAAAACGCGCAGACATCTTCCGGCGCCTGCGGGAAAACAACCCGGGCCCCACCACCGAACTGCACTACAGCACGCCGTTCGAGCTCCTGGTGGCCGTTGTGCTGTCTGCCCAGGCCACCGACCGCGGCGTCAACAAGGCCACCGCCAATCTGTTCCCGGTGGCCAGCACACCCGAAGCGATCCTGGCGCTGGGCGAAGACGGCCTGAAGGAGCACATCAAGACCATCGGCCTGTTCAACAGCAAGGCGGCCAACATCATCAAACTCTGCCGCATGCTGGTGGACCGACACGGCGGCGAGGTTCCTCGCACCCGCCAGGAGCTCGAGGCGTTACCCGGGGTCGGGCGCAAGACGGCCAATGTCATCCTCAACACGGCCTTCGGCGAACCCACCATGGCAGTGGATACGCACATCTTCCGGGTCGCCAATCGAACCGGCCTGGCACCGGGGAAGAACGTGCGGGAAGTGGAGGACCGGCTCATGCGCTGGACGCCCCGGGAATTCCTCCAGGACGCCCACCACTGGCTGATCCTGCACGGACGCTACGTCTGCGTGGCGCGCAAGCCGCGCTGCGGGGCCTGCGTCATCCATGACCTGTGTGAGTACCGGGACAAGACCGAGGCGTAG
- the tpx gene encoding thiol peroxidase — protein sequence MPQISLRGTMVQTVGELPELGAPAPEFTLTRTDFSSLALSDLKGKKVVLNIFPSIDTPVCAQSVRRFNEEAAKRDNAVVLCVSADLPFAQSRFCGAEGIEDVVPVSCFRTPEFGRDYGIAMADGPLAGLLSRSMVVLDEDARVLHTEQVPEISQEPDYEAALKHL from the coding sequence ATGCCACAGATCTCGTTGCGCGGCACCATGGTGCAGACCGTCGGTGAACTCCCGGAACTGGGCGCCCCGGCGCCGGAGTTCACGCTGACCCGAACGGACTTCTCCAGTCTGGCCCTGAGCGATCTCAAGGGCAAGAAGGTGGTGCTGAACATCTTCCCGAGCATTGATACGCCCGTGTGCGCGCAGTCGGTGCGGCGGTTCAACGAGGAAGCCGCGAAACGGGACAATGCGGTGGTCCTGTGCGTCTCCGCGGATTTGCCGTTCGCGCAGTCGCGTTTCTGCGGCGCCGAGGGCATCGAGGACGTGGTGCCGGTCTCCTGCTTCCGCACTCCGGAATTCGGCCGGGATTATGGCATTGCCATGGCCGACGGGCCGCTGGCCGGTCTGCTGTCGCGTTCCATGGTGGTGCTGGACGAGGATGCCCGTGTGTTGCACACGGAGCAGGTCCCGGAAATCTCTCAGGAGCCTGACTACGAGGCGGCCCTGAAACACCTCTGA
- a CDS encoding reverse transcriptase domain-containing protein, which produces MLANIFLHEVLDTWFEDSVRPRLRGEAHLVRFADDALLVFACESDARRVMEVLPKRFARYGLELHPEKTRVVRFDRPGSGGGPHPETFDFLGFTHYWGRSRRGRWVVKRKTARDRLRRAMHAIDRWCCVMRHHPVVEQWQALNRRLRGHYAYFGVRGNFAAIDQVRSQAMRSWHRWLSRRSQKAAIPWSEFSRFLECYPLARARICAT; this is translated from the coding sequence ATGCTCGCCAACATTTTCCTCCACGAGGTGCTGGATACGTGGTTCGAGGACAGTGTCCGGCCCCGGTTGCGCGGTGAGGCGCACCTGGTGCGTTTTGCCGACGATGCGCTGCTGGTGTTCGCCTGCGAGAGCGATGCCCGGCGGGTGATGGAGGTGCTGCCCAAGCGTTTTGCGCGCTACGGGCTGGAACTCCACCCGGAGAAGACCCGGGTTGTGCGGTTCGACCGGCCCGGATCGGGCGGAGGACCGCACCCGGAGACCTTCGATTTTCTCGGCTTCACCCACTACTGGGGGCGGTCGAGGCGAGGGCGCTGGGTGGTCAAGCGCAAGACGGCGCGGGATCGGCTGCGCCGGGCCATGCATGCAATCGATCGTTGGTGCTGTGTGATGCGGCATCACCCCGTGGTTGAGCAGTGGCAAGCCCTGAACCGCAGACTCCGGGGCCACTACGCCTACTTCGGCGTGCGTGGTAACTTTGCAGCGATCGACCAGGTCCGCTCCCAGGCGATGCGCTCCTGGCACCGATGGCTGTCGCGGCGCTCGCAGAAGGCGGCGATCCCGTGGTCGGAGTTCTCCCGGTTCCTGGAGTGTTACCCGCTCGCCCGGGCCAGGATCTGCGCCACGTAG
- a CDS encoding peptidylprolyl isomerase, which translates to MQIAKDKVVAIDYTLKDDDGSVLDTSEGKEPLAYLHGSGNIIPGLEKALEGKAQGDEVNVQVPPEEAYGERRDDLQQVVPRSLFQGVDELQVGMQFQAQSEGGEQIVTIAGIDGDDITVDANHPMAGVPLNFEVKVVEVREATDEEKEHGHAH; encoded by the coding sequence ATGCAGATTGCTAAGGACAAGGTCGTTGCCATCGACTACACCCTGAAGGACGACGACGGCAGCGTCCTGGATACGTCCGAGGGCAAAGAGCCGCTTGCGTACCTGCACGGTTCCGGCAACATCATCCCCGGCCTGGAGAAGGCCCTGGAAGGCAAAGCTCAGGGCGACGAAGTGAACGTCCAGGTTCCGCCGGAAGAAGCCTACGGCGAGCGGCGCGACGACCTCCAGCAGGTGGTGCCGCGGAGTCTCTTCCAGGGCGTGGACGAGCTCCAGGTGGGCATGCAGTTCCAGGCCCAGTCCGAAGGCGGTGAGCAGATCGTTACCATCGCGGGTATCGACGGCGACGACATCACTGTGGACGCCAATCACCCCATGGCCGGCGTGCCGCTGAACTTCGAGGTCAAGGTCGTGGAAGTCCGCGAGGCCACCGACGAAGAGAAAGAACACGGGCACGCGCACTAA
- a CDS encoding P-II family nitrogen regulator, producing MNRKLLTVITEQALERQLVRCAMEAGARGYTITEARGQGERGLRSADFETGGNIRLEVICEEAVARQISTRLHRDYFEDFAMVLYLEDVEVLRPEKFDAPDDR from the coding sequence ATGAACCGGAAGCTGCTGACCGTGATCACTGAACAGGCCCTGGAGCGCCAGCTCGTTCGCTGCGCCATGGAAGCGGGAGCTCGGGGTTACACGATCACCGAGGCGCGCGGTCAGGGCGAGCGCGGGCTGCGCTCGGCGGATTTCGAGACCGGTGGCAATATCCGCCTGGAGGTGATCTGCGAGGAGGCCGTGGCCCGACAGATTTCCACGCGCCTGCATCGGGACTACTTCGAAGATTTCGCCATGGTCCTGTACCTGGAGGACGTGGAGGTGCTGCGTCCGGAGAAGTTTGACGCCCCGGATGATCGATGA
- a CDS encoding reverse transcriptase domain-containing protein: MAHHIDEAWLREAYRRTRKDGAPGVDGRTGAAYGEELEANLSSLLERAKSGAYRAPPVRGTSIPKGDGSERRALGIPTFEDKVLQRAVAMVLEAVYEPEFHEGSYGFRPGRSAHQALQAVWRPLMAMGGGWVIDLDVRKFFDRVDHGLLREVLRRRVRDGVLVRLIGKWLNAGVLEEGQWRQPGGAPAGRGDLADARQHFPPRGAGYVVRGQCPAPVAR, encoded by the coding sequence TTGGCCCATCACATTGACGAGGCGTGGTTGCGTGAGGCGTATCGACGCACGCGCAAGGACGGGGCGCCGGGCGTTGATGGTCGCACGGGTGCCGCCTACGGCGAGGAGCTTGAGGCGAACCTGAGCTCGCTGCTGGAGCGGGCGAAGTCCGGGGCGTACCGGGCGCCGCCGGTGCGGGGCACCTCGATCCCCAAGGGTGACGGGAGCGAGCGCCGAGCGCTCGGCATTCCGACGTTTGAGGACAAGGTGCTCCAGCGGGCGGTGGCGATGGTGCTGGAGGCGGTCTACGAGCCGGAGTTCCACGAGGGCTCGTACGGCTTCCGCCCGGGACGCTCGGCGCACCAGGCGCTGCAGGCGGTCTGGCGGCCGTTGATGGCGATGGGCGGTGGCTGGGTGATTGATCTTGACGTGCGCAAGTTCTTTGACCGGGTCGACCATGGTCTGTTGCGGGAGGTGCTGCGTCGGCGGGTACGTGACGGCGTGCTGGTTCGGTTGATCGGCAAATGGTTGAACGCCGGCGTGCTGGAGGAAGGGCAGTGGCGCCAGCCTGGCGGGGCACCCGCAGGGCGGGGTGATCTCGCCGATGCTCGCCAACATTTTCCTCCACGAGGTGCTGGATACGTGGTTCGAGGACAGTGTCCGGCCCCGGTTGCGCGGTGA
- a CDS encoding hydrolase, with protein MLISAEQSCLLVVDVQEKLAPAIHESERVIENVGWLIKVAREVDLPVRLTEQYPQGLGPTVAATRALVLDDELMEKVHFSCMESDAIRRQLAGLGRRQIVITGTEAHVCVMQSALGLVRSGYEVYVVADAVSSRRPVDTEMALERMRGEGVRVVTREMVAFEWLNRADTDLFRRVQQRFIK; from the coding sequence GTGCTGATTTCCGCGGAACAGTCGTGTCTGCTGGTGGTGGATGTCCAGGAGAAGCTGGCGCCGGCCATCCATGAAAGCGAGCGCGTGATCGAGAATGTGGGATGGTTGATCAAGGTGGCCCGCGAGGTGGACCTGCCGGTGCGTCTGACCGAGCAGTATCCACAGGGGTTGGGACCCACGGTTGCAGCGACGCGCGCCCTGGTGCTGGACGACGAGCTGATGGAAAAGGTGCACTTTTCATGTATGGAGTCTGATGCCATCCGCCGGCAACTCGCCGGGCTGGGGCGTCGTCAGATCGTGATCACCGGCACCGAGGCGCACGTGTGCGTGATGCAAAGCGCCCTGGGGCTGGTCCGCAGCGGCTACGAGGTCTATGTGGTCGCCGACGCCGTATCAAGCCGCCGTCCCGTGGATACGGAAATGGCCCTGGAGCGGATGCGCGGCGAGGGGGTTCGGGTGGTGACCCGGGAGATGGTGGCCTTCGAATGGCTCAATCGCGCCGATACGGACCTGTTCCGCCGCGTGCAGCAACGCTTTATCAAGTAG
- the can gene encoding carbonate dehydratase, giving the protein MQAEDPEYFRRQAEGQAPRYLWIGCADSRVPATQMVDLGPGEMFVHRNIANVVSGTDLNCMAVLQYAVDVLQVRDVIVCGHYGCGGVKAALGDQQHGRIDAWLGQIKDVWQHNREAVEAMEGEARVDRLCELNVVAQVYNTALTTIVQNAWARGQALAVHGWIYRLANGRLSDLGVTLTGAEQLSAVYRMQHP; this is encoded by the coding sequence ATGCAGGCCGAGGACCCGGAGTACTTCAGGCGCCAGGCCGAGGGGCAGGCGCCACGCTACCTGTGGATCGGCTGCGCGGACAGCCGGGTGCCCGCCACGCAGATGGTGGATCTCGGGCCGGGTGAGATGTTCGTCCACCGGAACATTGCCAACGTTGTCTCCGGCACCGACCTCAACTGCATGGCAGTGCTGCAGTACGCGGTTGACGTACTGCAGGTGCGGGACGTGATTGTTTGCGGGCATTACGGTTGCGGCGGCGTTAAAGCAGCTCTTGGCGATCAGCAGCATGGCCGGATCGACGCCTGGCTGGGACAGATCAAGGACGTGTGGCAGCACAACCGGGAAGCTGTCGAGGCGATGGAGGGGGAAGCCCGGGTCGACCGCTTATGCGAGCTGAATGTTGTGGCGCAGGTCTATAACACTGCCTTGACCACGATCGTGCAGAATGCCTGGGCCCGGGGCCAGGCGCTCGCCGTGCATGGCTGGATCTATCGGCTCGCCAATGGACGACTGTCCGATCTCGGCGTCACGCTTACGGGAGCCGAACAGCTCTCGGCGGTTTATCGCATGCAACACCCATGA
- a CDS encoding GNAT family N-acetyltransferase, whose translation MTETRDPRELQEDTDEHRLSLRNLKPDDYEDIREIMEEVYPSMGPWTRKQFNAQLNRFPDGQICVEDNGKVVAGALTLMVDYRRFGDRHTYDQITGNGYFTTHDPNGDVLYGVDIFVSPKYSGMRLGRRLYDARKELCRKLNCRSIVAGGRIPGYTEYADEMKPEEYIELVKRQEIYDPILSFQLANDFHVRRVITNYLPEDRDSKAFATLVQWNNIFYQEEDEKPLIGGEKSVVRVGAVQWQMRSMHSVEELMQQVEFFVDALAGYNADFIMLPEFFNAPLLSNFNQDNPAEAIRGLAQYTDEIREGMLALAVSYNINIIGGSMPVYGDKELNNVSFLFRRDGSWETQHKLHITPDERSYWGLRGGDGLRVFDTDVGKIGILVCYDVQFPELSRVLMEQGMRILFVPFWTDTKNGYQRVRHCAQARAIENECYVAITGSVGNLPNVENVDIQYSQSGVFSPSDFAFPHDAVVSEATPNTEMTLIVDLDLDKLREMRYQGSVRNYQDRRLDLYQVQWIGQDTRRSD comes from the coding sequence ATGACCGAGACCCGTGATCCCCGCGAACTGCAGGAAGACACCGACGAGCATCGCCTGAGTCTGCGTAATCTCAAGCCGGACGACTACGAAGACATCCGGGAGATCATGGAGGAAGTCTACCCCTCCATGGGGCCGTGGACACGCAAGCAGTTCAACGCCCAGCTCAACCGGTTCCCCGATGGGCAGATCTGTGTCGAGGACAACGGCAAGGTCGTCGCTGGCGCGCTGACCCTGATGGTCGACTACCGCCGGTTCGGTGATCGCCACACCTATGATCAGATTACCGGCAATGGCTACTTCACCACCCACGATCCCAACGGCGATGTGCTCTACGGCGTGGATATCTTCGTCAGCCCCAAGTATTCAGGGATGCGCCTGGGGCGGCGGCTGTATGATGCCCGCAAGGAGCTGTGCCGCAAGCTGAACTGCCGCTCCATCGTCGCCGGTGGCCGCATCCCCGGGTATACCGAATACGCCGACGAGATGAAGCCGGAGGAGTACATCGAGCTGGTGAAGCGCCAGGAGATCTACGATCCCATCCTGAGCTTCCAGCTGGCCAATGACTTCCACGTCCGCCGGGTGATTACCAATTATCTCCCCGAGGACAGGGACTCCAAGGCCTTTGCCACTCTGGTGCAGTGGAACAACATCTTCTACCAGGAAGAGGACGAGAAACCGCTGATCGGCGGTGAGAAGAGCGTCGTGCGTGTGGGCGCAGTGCAGTGGCAGATGCGCTCCATGCACTCGGTGGAAGAGTTGATGCAGCAGGTGGAGTTCTTCGTCGACGCCCTGGCCGGCTATAACGCCGATTTCATCATGTTGCCGGAGTTCTTCAACGCGCCGCTGCTGTCGAACTTCAACCAGGACAACCCCGCTGAAGCCATCCGCGGCCTGGCCCAGTACACCGACGAGATCCGGGAAGGGATGCTGGCTCTCGCAGTGAGCTACAACATCAACATCATCGGCGGCAGCATGCCCGTGTACGGGGACAAGGAGCTGAACAACGTCTCCTTCCTGTTCCGCCGCGATGGTAGCTGGGAGACCCAGCACAAGCTGCACATCACCCCGGATGAGCGCAGTTACTGGGGCCTGCGGGGTGGTGACGGCCTGCGCGTATTCGACACCGACGTGGGCAAGATCGGCATCCTGGTCTGCTACGACGTGCAGTTCCCGGAGCTCTCCCGGGTACTCATGGAGCAGGGCATGCGCATCCTGTTCGTGCCGTTCTGGACCGACACCAAGAACGGCTATCAGCGGGTGCGCCACTGCGCCCAGGCGCGCGCCATCGAGAACGAGTGCTACGTCGCCATCACCGGCAGCGTCGGCAACCTGCCCAACGTGGAGAACGTCGACATCCAGTACTCCCAGTCCGGCGTGTTCTCGCCCTCGGACTTCGCCTTCCCCCACGATGCCGTGGTGTCCGAGGCCACGCCGAACACGGAAATGACGCTGATCGTGGATCTGGACCTGGATAAGCTCCGCGAAATGCGCTACCAGGGCTCGGTGCGCAACTATCAGGATCGGCGGCTGGATCTCTACCAGGTGCAGTGGATCGGCCAGGACACACGGCGCTCTGACTGA
- a CDS encoding DUF1841 family protein, with protein MFSNDRATLRRQYLDAWRKYRDGEPCTPLETMIGTVVAEHPEYHALLEDPDQAVDADWQPEGGATNPFLHMGLHLALREQVAGDRPAGIRAVHERLTRKLGDHLDAEHRMMEPLAEAMWNAQRSGGMPDEQAYLAALRGLVPRTT; from the coding sequence ATGTTCTCCAACGACCGCGCCACCCTCCGACGCCAGTACCTGGATGCCTGGCGCAAGTACCGCGATGGCGAACCATGCACACCGCTGGAGACCATGATCGGCACGGTGGTCGCCGAGCATCCCGAATACCACGCCCTGCTGGAGGATCCGGACCAGGCGGTGGATGCGGACTGGCAGCCGGAGGGCGGTGCCACCAATCCGTTCCTGCACATGGGCCTGCATCTGGCACTGCGGGAACAGGTTGCCGGGGACCGCCCGGCCGGCATACGCGCCGTCCACGAGCGGCTCACCCGGAAACTGGGCGATCACCTGGACGCCGAACACCGCATGATGGAGCCGCTGGCCGAAGCCATGTGGAACGCGCAACGCAGTGGCGGCATGCCCGATGAACAGGCCTACCTCGCCGCCCTGCGGGGACTGGTGCCGCGGACGACATAG
- a CDS encoding sodium-dependent bicarbonate transport family permease, translated as MQLDPVILFFILGFGAGLLRAEMRLPSAVYELLTVILLLSIGLKGGVELAEADLLQILPRLGAVLVMGVVLGLIAFGLLRLSRGLPRSDAAAIAAHYGSVSVGTYAVAVAFLDTVGISYEAYSAAFVVVLEVPAILLGIVLVRGLRPQNGWSDVLHEVFLGKGVVLLLGGLLIGLLVGRQGISDLEPLFIDAFKGFLALFLLEMGLVAASQSGAIRRHGTFLLAFALGFPLLGAAVGAVFAWLMAMSLGGALLLAVLGASASYIAAPAAMRLSVPEANPGLSLTASLAITFPFNVLVGVPLYYAVLSAVYPGAGG; from the coding sequence TTGCAGCTGGATCCGGTGATCCTGTTCTTCATTCTGGGCTTCGGCGCGGGGCTGCTGCGTGCAGAGATGCGCCTGCCGTCGGCGGTGTATGAGCTGCTGACAGTGATCCTGCTGCTGTCCATCGGCCTCAAGGGCGGCGTGGAGCTGGCGGAGGCGGATCTGTTGCAGATTCTGCCGCGGCTGGGCGCAGTGCTGGTGATGGGGGTCGTCCTCGGCCTGATCGCTTTCGGCCTGCTGCGGCTGTCCCGCGGATTGCCCCGCTCGGATGCCGCCGCCATCGCTGCCCACTATGGCTCCGTCAGTGTCGGCACCTATGCCGTGGCTGTGGCCTTCCTGGACACTGTGGGCATCTCTTACGAGGCCTACTCCGCTGCGTTCGTCGTGGTGCTGGAAGTGCCGGCCATCCTGCTCGGTATTGTCCTGGTGCGGGGGCTGCGGCCGCAGAACGGGTGGTCTGACGTGCTCCACGAGGTGTTCCTGGGCAAAGGCGTGGTGCTCCTTCTGGGTGGCCTGCTCATCGGACTGCTGGTCGGGCGCCAGGGCATCAGCGATCTGGAACCACTGTTCATCGACGCCTTCAAGGGATTCCTGGCGCTTTTCCTGCTGGAAATGGGGCTGGTCGCGGCCTCACAGTCCGGTGCCATCCGGCGCCATGGCACCTTCCTGCTGGCGTTCGCGCTGGGCTTTCCGCTCCTGGGGGCGGCAGTCGGCGCCGTGTTCGCGTGGCTCATGGCCATGAGCCTGGGCGGTGCCCTGCTGCTGGCGGTGCTCGGGGCCAGCGCCTCCTATATTGCGGCACCGGCCGCCATGCGCCTGTCCGTCCCGGAGGCGAATCCCGGGCTTTCGCTGACGGCGTCGCTGGCGATCACGTTCCCCTTCAATGTGCTGGTGGGGGTTCCGCTGTATTATGCGGTGTTGAGCGCCGTCTACCCCGGGGCAGGAGGCTGA
- the rsxG gene encoding electron transport complex subunit RsxG translates to MSLPAELLRTMARAVGLLVAVAVAGVAVVSFTHLQTREHIDTRQHEQTLRQLDAVLPAAAYTNNPAEETITIDDGRLGTDEPVTVYRARHNGEPVAVILPVTAPDGYSGPIELLVAIRADGSVAGVRVLNHRETPGLGDAIESARSDWLEGFEDRSLGDPPREGWTVHRRGGEFDGISGATITARAVIQAVARALDVFEDRRDELLGERRESGDT, encoded by the coding sequence GTGAGTCTGCCGGCGGAACTGTTGCGCACCATGGCCCGGGCCGTGGGGCTGCTGGTGGCCGTGGCGGTGGCCGGGGTGGCGGTGGTGAGCTTCACCCATCTGCAGACCCGGGAGCACATCGACACCCGCCAGCACGAGCAGACGCTGCGGCAGCTGGACGCGGTCCTCCCGGCGGCCGCCTATACCAACAACCCGGCCGAGGAGACCATCACCATCGACGACGGCCGGCTGGGGACCGATGAACCGGTGACCGTCTACCGCGCCCGCCACAATGGCGAGCCGGTGGCCGTCATCCTGCCGGTCACGGCCCCGGACGGCTACAGCGGTCCCATCGAACTGCTGGTGGCCATCCGCGCCGATGGCAGCGTGGCCGGCGTGCGGGTGCTGAACCACCGGGAAACACCGGGCCTGGGGGACGCCATTGAATCGGCCCGCAGCGACTGGCTGGAGGGATTCGAGGATCGCAGCCTGGGCGATCCACCCCGGGAGGGCTGGACAGTCCACCGGCGGGGTGGTGAGTTCGACGGCATCAGCGGGGCCACGATTACCGCCCGGGCCGTGATCCAGGCCGTCGCCCGGGCGCTGGATGTCTTCGAGGACCGGAGGGACGAACTGCTCGGGGAACGCCGGGAGTCCGGGGACACGTAG
- the rsxD gene encoding electron transport complex subunit RsxD, which translates to MSLQSGPAPHIHAGTSVSLVMRRVLYALVPGVAAMTLLFGWGVLVNVLVAVFAAVATETAMLRLRGRPVRLFLSDWSAIVTAVLLALALPPLLPAWITVLGVAFGLVFGKHLYGGLGYNPFNPAMVGYVVLLIAFPQAMTQWLPPTLMADTTLGPLETLRAMLTGGLPEGLSVDAITHATPLDHVRTELGDGLTIGELRGGPLFGVFAGSGWEWINLLFLAGGAWLLWMRVIRWQIPVGVLAGMAVPALVFWVANPDQHLSPLFHLLSGGAMLGAFFIATDPVSAATTPRGRLLFGLGIGLLAWIIRTWGGYPDGIAFAVLLMNMTVPLLDRYTRPRIFGHGGGTS; encoded by the coding sequence ATGAGCCTGCAAAGCGGACCCGCGCCCCATATCCATGCCGGTACCAGCGTCTCCCTGGTGATGCGCCGAGTGCTCTACGCGCTGGTTCCGGGCGTCGCCGCCATGACGCTGCTGTTCGGCTGGGGTGTGCTGGTGAACGTGCTGGTGGCCGTTTTCGCCGCCGTGGCCACGGAGACGGCCATGCTGCGCCTGCGGGGGCGCCCGGTGCGGCTGTTCCTGAGCGACTGGAGCGCGATCGTTACCGCCGTGTTGCTGGCCCTGGCCCTGCCACCGCTGCTGCCTGCCTGGATAACCGTCCTGGGTGTGGCCTTCGGCCTGGTGTTCGGCAAGCATCTCTACGGCGGCCTGGGCTACAACCCCTTCAACCCGGCCATGGTGGGCTACGTGGTGCTGCTCATCGCCTTTCCCCAGGCCATGACCCAGTGGCTACCGCCCACGCTCATGGCCGACACCACGCTCGGGCCGCTGGAGACGCTGCGTGCCATGCTCACCGGCGGGCTGCCAGAGGGGCTCAGCGTCGATGCCATCACTCACGCCACCCCGCTCGACCATGTGCGCACCGAGCTCGGCGACGGACTGACCATCGGCGAGCTGCGCGGCGGGCCGCTGTTCGGGGTGTTTGCCGGTAGCGGCTGGGAGTGGATCAACCTGCTGTTCCTGGCCGGCGGTGCCTGGCTGCTGTGGATGCGGGTGATCCGTTGGCAGATCCCGGTGGGCGTGCTGGCCGGCATGGCCGTGCCGGCGCTGGTGTTCTGGGTGGCCAATCCTGATCAGCACCTGTCACCTCTGTTCCACCTGCTGAGCGGTGGCGCCATGCTGGGCGCGTTCTTCATCGCCACGGATCCCGTATCCGCGGCCACGACACCACGGGGGCGACTGTTGTTCGGCCTGGGGATCGGCCTGCTCGCCTGGATCATCCGCACCTGGGGCGGCTATCCCGATGGCATCGCCTTCGCCGTATTGCTCATGAACATGACCGTACCTCTGCTGGACCGCTACACCCGACCGCGGATTTTCGGCCACGGCGGAGGTACTTCGTGA
- a CDS encoding trans-aconitate 2-methyltransferase has protein sequence MMERITEPELMDGADQAAAYAGADFEEPNSHFIQLFAEYVGAPSGPVLDVGCGPGDIVLRLARQYPEVAIHGLDGADTMLAFAREALAAEPELQPRVEFVLGTVPGAALPADAYAAVTSNSLLHHLHDPMALWQTIRAVAQPGAAVLVMDLFRPADRAAAARIVDAYGAGEPEILRTDFFNSLLAAFTPDEVQEQLRAAGLPGLKVAVVSDRHLLVHGRV, from the coding sequence ATGATGGAGCGGATTACCGAGCCCGAACTGATGGACGGCGCGGATCAGGCTGCAGCCTACGCCGGGGCGGATTTCGAAGAGCCCAACAGCCACTTCATCCAGCTGTTCGCCGAGTATGTGGGGGCGCCCTCCGGCCCGGTTCTGGATGTCGGCTGCGGGCCCGGAGATATCGTTCTGCGGTTGGCGCGGCAGTATCCGGAGGTCGCGATACACGGCCTGGACGGTGCGGACACCATGCTCGCTTTCGCCCGCGAGGCGCTGGCGGCGGAGCCGGAGCTGCAGCCGCGGGTGGAGTTCGTCCTGGGGACCGTTCCCGGCGCCGCTCTGCCCGCCGACGCCTATGCCGCCGTGACCAGTAACAGCCTGCTGCATCATCTGCACGATCCCATGGCGCTGTGGCAAACGATCCGGGCGGTTGCGCAGCCCGGGGCCGCGGTGCTGGTGATGGATCTCTTCCGGCCAGCGGACCGGGCAGCCGCCGCGCGGATCGTTGACGCCTACGGCGCCGGCGAGCCGGAGATCCTGCGTACGGATTTTTTCAACTCCCTGCTCGCGGCGTTCACTCCGGATGAGGTCCAGGAGCAGTTGCGTGCCGCAGGACTTCCGGGCCTGAAGGTTGCCGTTGTCTCGGATCGGCATCTTCTGGTTCATGGTCGTGTCTGA
- a CDS encoding electron transport complex subunit E: MADTDYKHLAREGLWTNNPGLVQLLGLCPLLAVSNTTVNALALGLATTLVLLGSNVTVSLIRHAARPEIRIPVFVLIIASFVTMVELVMNAFFHELFLILGIFIPLIVTNCAILGRAEAFASRITPGPAAFDGLMMGIGFTGVLVALGAMRELLGHGSLLRDAHLLFGAPGRAMSLQVVPVDQGFLLALLPPGAFIGLGLLLALKNAIDGHLERRAAADVPVDKPATGLQSS, from the coding sequence ATGGCCGATACCGACTACAAGCACCTCGCCCGCGAAGGCCTGTGGACCAACAACCCTGGCCTAGTGCAGCTGCTGGGCCTGTGCCCGCTGCTGGCGGTGAGCAACACCACGGTGAATGCCCTGGCCCTGGGGCTTGCCACCACGCTGGTGCTGCTGGGGTCCAACGTCACCGTGTCCCTGATCCGCCACGCGGCACGGCCGGAGATCCGCATACCGGTGTTCGTGCTGATCATCGCCTCGTTTGTCACCATGGTGGAACTGGTGATGAACGCCTTCTTCCACGAACTGTTCCTGATCCTGGGGATATTCATCCCGCTGATCGTCACCAATTGCGCCATTCTCGGCCGCGCCGAGGCGTTCGCCTCACGCATCACCCCCGGTCCGGCTGCCTTCGACGGTCTGATGATGGGAATCGGCTTCACCGGCGTACTGGTGGCCCTGGGTGCCATGCGGGAGCTGCTGGGGCACGGTTCGCTGCTGCGCGACGCCCACCTGCTGTTCGGCGCCCCCGGCCGGGCCATGAGCCTGCAAGTGGTGCCCGTGGATCAGGGTTTCCTGCTGGCGCTGCTGCCACCGGGCGCCTTCATCGGCCTCGGGCTGCTACTGGCATTGAAGAACGCCATCGACGGGCACCTGGAGCGGCGCGCCGCCGCCGACGTTCCGGTGGACAAACCGGCCACCGGCCTGCAGAGTTCCTGA